In one Methylocaldum szegediense genomic region, the following are encoded:
- a CDS encoding outer membrane lipoprotein-sorting protein, protein MNTLLRTTRTLLVIAFAVPYLGLFNPAHAEDPAEKGLRIAREMERRDEGWETQTANITMILFNKQGESTVRKMRSKALEVMDDGDKSLLIFDSPLDVKDTVFLNVAHKFQDDDQWIYLPALKRVKRIASSSKGGSFMGSEFSYEDMSSPIVEKFNYTYLRDETYQGRPVFVVERIPKDPYSLYSKEIAWVDQEHYIPWQIEYYDRSGGLLKTELFRKYKRHLNRFWRAGEVEMTNHQTGKKTVLVSENFTFKSKNVNETDFTSGALDKIR, encoded by the coding sequence GTGAACACACTCCTTAGGACCACGCGAACCCTACTTGTTATAGCATTCGCCGTTCCGTACCTAGGACTCTTTAACCCTGCACACGCAGAAGACCCCGCGGAAAAAGGACTACGGATCGCTCGCGAAATGGAACGACGCGACGAAGGCTGGGAAACCCAAACCGCCAATATAACCATGATCCTGTTTAACAAGCAGGGAGAGTCCACCGTGCGAAAAATGAGATCCAAAGCGCTGGAAGTGATGGACGACGGTGACAAATCACTGCTGATTTTCGACAGCCCCTTGGATGTCAAGGACACGGTATTTCTCAACGTCGCCCATAAGTTTCAGGATGACGACCAATGGATTTACCTTCCAGCGCTGAAGCGCGTCAAACGGATCGCTTCCTCCAGCAAAGGTGGATCATTCATGGGTAGCGAATTTTCCTACGAGGACATGAGTTCGCCCATTGTGGAAAAATTCAATTACACCTACTTGCGCGATGAGACCTACCAAGGCCGTCCCGTCTTTGTGGTCGAGCGAATACCGAAGGATCCTTATTCGCTGTACAGCAAGGAAATCGCTTGGGTCGATCAGGAACACTACATTCCCTGGCAGATCGAATACTATGATCGATCGGGCGGGCTGCTTAAAACAGAGCTTTTTCGGAAATATAAACGCCACCTGAACCGATTCTGGCGTGCCGGAGAGGTGGAAATGACGAATCACCAGACCGGCAAAAAAACGGTACTGGTGTCGGAAAATTTTACATTCAAGTCGAAGAACGTTAACGAAACCGATTTCACGTCCGGTGCTCTGGACAAGATCCGTTAA
- a CDS encoding ThiF family adenylyltransferase, with amino-acid sequence MISKFDYRTAFSRNIGWITEEEQSNLKHKRVAIAGMGGVGGSHLLTLTRLGVGNFHIADFDVFELANFNRQVGATVSHLGRSKVDVLAEMALDINPELDLKRFPEGVTEDNLSKFLTGVDVYVDGLDFFAFEARRAVFAACYESGIPAVTAAPLGMGTAVLVFMPGKMSFEEYFGFDGLSEEEMALRFLSRLAPAGLHRGYLVDPKYLNLKERRGPSTAIGCELCAGFAAAQVIKLLLNRGTVLSVPDVLNIDAFENRLERTKARFT; translated from the coding sequence ATGATTTCCAAGTTTGATTATAGGACGGCTTTTTCAAGAAACATCGGATGGATCACCGAGGAGGAGCAGTCGAATCTGAAACACAAGCGAGTCGCGATTGCTGGCATGGGGGGAGTAGGGGGTAGTCACTTACTGACGCTGACAAGATTGGGAGTTGGTAATTTCCACATTGCTGACTTTGACGTATTTGAGCTGGCGAATTTCAATCGGCAAGTTGGCGCCACTGTAAGCCATCTGGGCCGTTCGAAAGTCGATGTGCTTGCCGAGATGGCCTTGGACATCAATCCCGAGCTAGATCTCAAGCGATTTCCGGAAGGAGTCACTGAGGACAATCTGTCAAAATTTTTGACAGGGGTGGATGTATACGTTGACGGGCTTGATTTTTTTGCCTTTGAAGCGCGCAGAGCGGTGTTCGCGGCTTGTTACGAATCCGGTATTCCTGCTGTGACAGCCGCGCCGCTGGGTATGGGAACGGCAGTTCTCGTTTTCATGCCGGGAAAAATGAGCTTCGAGGAGTACTTCGGTTTCGATGGGCTATCCGAGGAAGAGATGGCGCTGCGATTCCTATCACGGCTAGCCCCGGCGGGTTTACATCGCGGGTATCTAGTTGATCCGAAATACCTCAATCTAAAAGAGCGCAGGGGGCCTTCGACTGCCATAGGCTGTGAACTATGCGCCGGGTTTGCGGCGGCGCAGGTGATCAAGCTCCTGCTCAACCGCGGTACGGTTTTGTCCGTGCCCGATGTGCTCAATATCGACGCTTTCGAGAATCGGCTGGAGCGCACTAAAGCAAGATTTACATAG
- a CDS encoding bacteriohemerythrin: MALLEWTKEAFGTNVSKADEQHQQIFAMVNGLHESLGSGDRQAIGRQLDALIDYVAMHFKTEEDLMQAHGYPEFEAHKAEHDNLVQTCLDVQKKFHAGAIDITPETTTFVKDWLVKHIPNVDKHYGPFLNSKGIA, from the coding sequence ATGGCCCTTTTAGAGTGGACTAAAGAAGCGTTTGGAACAAACGTCAGCAAAGCCGATGAACAACATCAGCAGATTTTCGCCATGGTTAACGGGCTGCACGAGTCGCTCGGCTCGGGAGACCGACAAGCAATCGGGCGTCAGTTGGACGCGCTGATCGATTACGTGGCCATGCATTTCAAGACCGAAGAAGATCTGATGCAGGCCCATGGATATCCTGAGTTTGAGGCGCACAAGGCCGAGCACGACAATTTGGTGCAAACCTGTCTCGATGTTCAGAAGAAATTCCATGCCGGAGCGATCGACATTACCCCGGAGACGACCACGTTTGTCAAGGACTGGCTTGTGAAACACATTCCAAACGTCGACAAACATTACGGTCCCTTCTTAAACAGCAAAGGCATTGCGTGA
- a CDS encoding nitroreductase family protein — protein MGNTISVEYDIDRLKGTTFGPGEPATLLSVGGVLENMLQACGVLGLEVVCSRDGDSSAYFTLAVTSQDEAVSPASFTDHPLFKRHTNRFPYTPDPIPAEIIQEITGLREGTAQVKILDTPEQVKAIGILTRQASEVRFQNQEVHEWLARSLRYTKTEVEQGDGLDLATIPLPPGGRIFMRFLMDWKWMSRLNRLGVYKLMASLDAKLLAEAPTVIALLGGSTREEIIDAGRLLTRVWIDLNSKGIAVQPYYVISDQLQRRLEGKIPPHLRGQVDIIAEKVSDLLGLAQNQRLHMLLRIGYPTRDPVRSKRLPLSAVCREVPNHWEE, from the coding sequence TTGGGAAACACGATTTCCGTCGAGTACGATATCGACCGACTTAAAGGCACAACCTTCGGTCCGGGTGAACCTGCAACCCTTTTATCCGTGGGGGGCGTGCTCGAAAACATGCTCCAGGCCTGTGGTGTTCTCGGATTGGAAGTTGTCTGTTCTAGGGACGGTGATTCGAGCGCTTATTTTACGCTTGCGGTAACGTCCCAGGATGAAGCGGTGAGTCCCGCCTCGTTTACAGATCATCCCTTGTTCAAACGGCATACCAACCGCTTTCCATACACGCCTGATCCAATTCCGGCGGAGATCATTCAAGAGATTACCGGGCTTCGGGAGGGAACGGCGCAAGTGAAAATCCTCGATACTCCGGAACAGGTTAAGGCGATTGGGATCTTGACTCGGCAGGCTTCAGAGGTCCGGTTTCAAAACCAGGAAGTCCATGAATGGCTAGCTCGGAGTTTGCGGTACACGAAAACGGAAGTCGAGCAAGGGGATGGCCTCGATCTCGCTACGATTCCACTCCCGCCGGGTGGACGCATCTTCATGCGATTTCTTATGGATTGGAAATGGATGTCCCGCTTGAATCGTCTCGGTGTGTACAAACTGATGGCATCGTTGGACGCGAAACTCCTTGCAGAGGCGCCGACGGTCATTGCGTTACTCGGTGGATCGACCCGCGAAGAAATTATCGATGCCGGGAGGTTGTTGACGCGCGTATGGATTGATCTGAACTCAAAAGGGATAGCCGTTCAGCCGTATTATGTGATTTCCGATCAACTGCAGCGCCGGCTCGAAGGCAAGATTCCTCCTCATCTTCGCGGCCAGGTAGACATCATAGCTGAAAAGGTGTCCGATCTGCTTGGGCTTGCCCAGAATCAACGGCTGCATATGTTGCTTAGGATCGGATACCCGACGAGGGATCCTGTAAGATCGAAGCGGCTACCACTTAGTGCCGTGTGTCGCGAAGTACCGAATCATTGGGAGGAATAA
- a CDS encoding PEP-CTERM/exosortase system-associated acyltransferase yields MSRTLIDAFREYFEMVPASTDDLKMEAYRLRYQVYCIETGFEPRESYPNELEQDEHDERSSHFLIRHKRSGRYAATTRLILPDPKVPERLFPIEQHCIIERTDLVQQVPRKQLAEVSRFCVSKNFKNRKGEPGTIAGVSAGNSYIYSDDERRLFPHITLALIACLIRMNFQYGLTHWYAVMEAALIRFLAHIGINFTPIGPAVDYHGKRQPCIIEVKYLLEGVKNKNPEIWDLLTDRGTFWRSDDMSASMR; encoded by the coding sequence ATGTCCAGAACACTCATCGATGCGTTCCGAGAGTATTTCGAAATGGTTCCGGCAAGCACAGACGATCTGAAAATGGAAGCTTATCGCTTGCGATATCAGGTCTATTGCATCGAAACAGGTTTCGAGCCGCGAGAAAGCTACCCTAATGAGCTTGAACAAGATGAGCACGATGAGCGATCAAGTCACTTCCTGATCCGGCACAAACGCTCGGGAAGATACGCGGCGACAACGAGATTGATACTGCCGGATCCTAAGGTTCCGGAACGATTGTTTCCCATTGAACAACATTGCATCATCGAGCGGACGGATCTTGTTCAACAGGTACCGCGAAAACAGCTGGCAGAAGTGTCACGTTTCTGTGTATCGAAGAACTTCAAGAATCGTAAGGGAGAGCCCGGAACCATAGCAGGCGTAAGCGCGGGAAACTCATATATTTACTCCGACGATGAACGTCGACTCTTCCCTCACATTACCCTTGCCCTGATCGCCTGCTTAATCCGAATGAATTTTCAGTATGGGTTGACCCATTGGTACGCCGTGATGGAAGCCGCATTGATCCGTTTCCTTGCCCACATCGGCATTAATTTCACTCCAATAGGTCCCGCCGTCGATTATCACGGGAAGCGCCAACCCTGCATCATCGAAGTCAAATATCTACTCGAAGGCGTTAAGAACAAAAACCCAGAGATTTGGGATCTACTGACGGATCGCGGGACGTTTTGGCGATCTGATGACATGTCTGCGTCGATGCGTTAA
- a CDS encoding PEP-CTERM sorting domain-containing protein, which produces MKTSVIKSLLASTALAWGSSAYAVNVGGITWDPNSFFDFSMQEAIFENNVDSVGQTLTFYGEVSHINGLNNGSFLDGALELTFYGTAVVKEFGDFDGNGTVDVIFDNLTVTFYADQDAADFDPSNPATATDGIVWLVLQGHSTDRAYNGSTHTGELFAELNGGLDFADPGDAGSGFAAFDVIGGEAAPYFDTDTITNLAGQTLSNGPADFSFTASFQPVINDPTGETLLGTGELTGRSRVVPEPATLSLLGLGLLGMRSRVSRKTK; this is translated from the coding sequence ATGAAAACGAGTGTCATAAAATCATTACTAGCATCGACCGCACTTGCGTGGGGATCGTCAGCATACGCCGTAAACGTAGGCGGGATCACCTGGGACCCGAACAGCTTTTTCGACTTTTCGATGCAAGAGGCCATCTTCGAAAACAACGTTGACTCGGTGGGTCAAACGCTGACTTTTTATGGCGAGGTGAGCCACATTAACGGCCTTAACAACGGCAGTTTCTTGGACGGCGCCTTAGAATTGACGTTTTATGGAACTGCTGTCGTGAAAGAGTTTGGCGATTTCGACGGTAACGGCACTGTCGACGTCATTTTCGACAATCTCACGGTCACTTTTTATGCCGACCAAGACGCCGCTGACTTTGATCCGTCGAACCCTGCAACAGCTACGGATGGCATAGTCTGGTTGGTTTTGCAAGGCCATTCCACGGATAGAGCTTATAACGGTAGCACACATACCGGAGAGCTCTTTGCGGAATTGAATGGCGGACTTGATTTTGCAGATCCAGGCGATGCTGGTTCGGGTTTCGCCGCGTTCGACGTGATCGGCGGGGAGGCTGCGCCCTATTTCGATACCGATACGATCACAAACTTGGCTGGCCAGACACTGTCTAACGGACCGGCAGATTTCTCATTCACGGCAAGCTTCCAGCCGGTTATTAACGACCCGACTGGGGAAACTCTGCTCGGTACGGGTGAACTCACGGGGAGGAGCCGAGTAGTGCCTGAACCCGCGACTCTGAGCCTGTTGGGGCTTGGTTTGCTTGGAATGAGATCCCGCGTGTCGCGGAAGACCAAATAA
- a CDS encoding IS110 family RNA-guided transposase yields the protein MTFIPIGIDIAKAKFDAAALRNGKYKTKVFQNTPEGFKAFLAWLQAFPTPHVCLEATGRYGEGLALFLVDHGLAVSVVNPAQIHAFGQAELSRTKTDKTDAKLIARFCLSQRPLLWQPPPPAVRQLQALVRRLESLLEMRQMEKNRLDGADPTVRASIEAVLASLDAEIAATQKRIREHIDRDPDLRQRRDLLDTIPGLGDATIPVLLAALGDVHRFENARSVAAFAGLSPKEHQSGKWKGHTRLSKTGDALLRKALYMPAIVARRHNPLIRAFCERLKAQGKNGKLIVGAAMRKLLVLAYGVLKSGRPFDPNFALAS from the coding sequence ATGACGTTCATCCCCATCGGTATCGACATCGCCAAAGCCAAGTTCGACGCCGCCGCGCTACGCAACGGCAAGTACAAAACCAAGGTCTTCCAGAACACGCCCGAAGGGTTTAAGGCGTTCCTGGCCTGGCTGCAAGCCTTCCCAACGCCCCACGTATGCCTGGAGGCCACCGGCCGCTATGGTGAGGGCTTGGCCCTGTTCCTGGTCGACCACGGCCTCGCCGTCAGCGTGGTCAACCCTGCCCAAATCCACGCCTTCGGCCAAGCCGAACTGAGCCGCACCAAAACCGACAAGACCGATGCCAAGCTCATCGCCCGCTTCTGTCTCAGCCAACGGCCTCTGCTCTGGCAGCCGCCTCCGCCGGCCGTGCGCCAATTACAAGCCTTAGTGCGTCGGCTCGAGAGCCTCCTCGAGATGCGGCAGATGGAAAAAAACCGCCTGGACGGGGCCGACCCCACCGTACGCGCCTCCATCGAAGCCGTGCTTGCCAGCCTCGATGCCGAGATCGCCGCGACCCAAAAGCGCATCCGCGAGCACATCGACCGCGATCCGGACCTCCGGCAACGGCGTGACCTGCTCGACACCATCCCCGGTTTGGGCGACGCCACGATCCCGGTGCTGCTGGCCGCCCTGGGCGACGTTCACCGCTTCGAAAACGCGCGCAGCGTCGCCGCCTTTGCCGGGCTCTCGCCCAAAGAGCATCAGTCCGGTAAATGGAAAGGCCACACCCGCCTGTCCAAGACCGGCGACGCCTTGCTCCGCAAGGCCCTTTACATGCCGGCCATCGTCGCCCGGCGCCATAACCCACTGATCCGGGCCTTCTGCGAGCGCCTTAAAGCCCAAGGCAAGAACGGCAAACTCATCGTCGGCGCCGCCATGCGCAAGCTCCTCGTCCTGGCCTACGGCGTCCTCAAATCCGGCCGACCGTTCGATCCCAATTTTGCGCTTGCATCGTGA
- a CDS encoding O-methyltransferase: MSDLKDPTAPNPSVLSPVHPDIERYLIDLAGPTDAPVPLEMEELARQQNFPIVGRLVGLFLKTVAKSIGAKRIFEFGSGFGYSAYWFAEAVGSTGQVICTDGDVNNRAKAEYFLSKAGLWDRVDFRTGFAQAIFQATEGEFDICYNDVDKGDYPEVWRLARERIRPGGLYIADNVLWHGRVTVENPIDIVPGWTDAIREHNRLIFNDPDFDAFINPTRDGVIVARKK; this comes from the coding sequence ATGAGCGATCTCAAAGATCCCACTGCACCGAATCCAAGTGTACTTTCGCCAGTACATCCGGACATAGAGCGCTACCTGATCGACCTCGCCGGTCCAACGGACGCGCCGGTTCCCCTGGAAATGGAAGAATTGGCCCGGCAGCAAAACTTTCCGATCGTCGGACGGTTGGTGGGATTGTTCCTGAAAACCGTTGCCAAAAGCATCGGCGCGAAACGCATTTTCGAATTCGGCAGCGGGTTTGGTTATTCCGCTTATTGGTTTGCGGAGGCTGTTGGGTCGACCGGTCAAGTGATTTGTACCGATGGTGATGTGAACAATCGCGCAAAAGCGGAATATTTTCTCAGCAAAGCCGGGTTATGGGATAGGGTCGACTTTCGAACCGGTTTTGCTCAGGCCATCTTCCAGGCTACCGAAGGCGAATTCGACATTTGCTACAACGACGTGGACAAGGGTGACTACCCTGAAGTGTGGCGCCTCGCGCGAGAACGTATCCGTCCGGGCGGGCTCTATATTGCGGATAATGTCTTGTGGCACGGTCGTGTTACCGTCGAGAACCCTATAGATATTGTTCCTGGCTGGACTGACGCCATACGCGAGCATAACCGGCTCATCTTCAACGATCCGGATTTCGATGCCTTCATCAATCCGACGCGGGACGGCGTGATTGTCGCTAGGAAGAAATAG
- the pgi gene encoding glucose-6-phosphate isomerase, translating into MTQLSSLPAWQSLTQHYREISGLHMRDLFAEDPQRFERFSLRLDDLLFDYSKNRITVQTVSLLLDLARQAGLKEKIAAMFRGDKINVTENRAVLHVALRNRSNRPIYVDGRDVMPDVNRVLAQMRKFTESVRSGEWRGCTGKAITDVVNIGIGGSDLGPKMAVKALSPYAHPRLRVRFVSNVDEADLLNNLRDLDPETTLFCISSKTFTTQETMTNARSAREWFLTKIDDQSAIAKHFVAISTNAERVAEFGIDTANMFEFWDWVGGRYSLWSVIGLPIALAVGMDAFEALLAGAHKVDEHFRTQPFERNIPVIMGLLGIWYANFFGAESYAILPYDQYLEELPAHLQQVDMESNGKMVDIEGKPVDYSTGPIIFGQPGTNGQHAFYQLIHQSRKLIPCDFLAAAQSHHSLGRHHEILVSNFLAQPEALMRGKTFDEAKDELEAEGLTGKGLTELAAAKTFPGNKPSNSFLYRKLTPETLGTLIALYEHKIFTQGAIWNINSFDQMGVELGKRLARTILSELADDDRVFAHDASTNGLINYYKEIR; encoded by the coding sequence ATGACCCAACTTTCCAGCCTTCCGGCTTGGCAGTCGCTCACCCAACATTACCGTGAAATCAGCGGTCTTCACATGCGAGATCTCTTCGCTGAAGACCCACAACGTTTCGAGCGGTTCTCGCTGCGCCTTGACGATTTATTGTTTGACTACTCCAAGAATCGAATCACAGTTCAAACCGTCAGCCTGTTGCTCGATCTGGCCCGGCAGGCGGGTTTGAAAGAAAAAATCGCCGCCATGTTCCGGGGCGACAAAATCAATGTCACCGAAAATCGTGCGGTATTGCACGTGGCTCTTCGCAACCGTTCCAACCGTCCCATTTACGTCGACGGCAGGGATGTGATGCCCGATGTCAATCGGGTTCTAGCGCAAATGCGGAAGTTCACCGAATCGGTGCGTTCCGGCGAATGGCGGGGGTGCACCGGCAAAGCGATCACCGATGTGGTCAACATCGGAATCGGTGGCTCCGATTTGGGGCCAAAAATGGCGGTGAAGGCGCTTTCGCCCTATGCGCATCCCCGTCTGCGTGTGCGTTTCGTGTCCAATGTGGACGAAGCGGATCTTTTGAACAACTTGAGAGACTTGGATCCCGAAACCACGCTGTTCTGCATTTCCTCGAAGACATTCACCACACAGGAGACCATGACCAATGCCCGATCGGCGCGGGAATGGTTTTTGACGAAGATCGATGATCAATCCGCCATTGCTAAGCATTTCGTGGCGATTTCGACCAATGCCGAAAGGGTGGCCGAATTCGGCATCGACACGGCGAATATGTTCGAATTTTGGGATTGGGTGGGCGGAAGGTATTCGTTATGGTCTGTCATTGGTCTGCCCATCGCTCTAGCCGTCGGCATGGATGCGTTCGAGGCGTTACTGGCCGGGGCGCACAAGGTAGACGAACATTTTCGAACGCAGCCTTTCGAGCGGAATATTCCGGTAATTATGGGCTTGCTCGGGATCTGGTACGCCAATTTTTTCGGTGCCGAGTCCTACGCCATTCTGCCCTATGATCAATATCTGGAGGAATTGCCTGCTCACTTGCAACAAGTCGACATGGAAAGCAACGGCAAAATGGTGGATATTGAAGGCAAGCCGGTCGATTACAGTACCGGCCCAATTATTTTCGGTCAGCCCGGCACCAATGGGCAGCATGCCTTTTATCAGTTGATTCATCAAAGCCGAAAGCTGATCCCTTGCGACTTTCTGGCGGCGGCGCAAAGCCACCACAGTCTAGGTCGACACCACGAAATCTTGGTATCCAATTTCCTCGCACAGCCGGAGGCGTTGATGCGAGGCAAGACTTTCGACGAAGCCAAGGACGAGCTCGAAGCCGAGGGTTTGACCGGTAAGGGATTGACGGAATTGGCCGCGGCGAAAACCTTTCCGGGAAACAAGCCATCCAACTCGTTTCTTTATCGAAAGCTAACTCCAGAAACGTTAGGTACCCTGATCGCTTTGTACGAGCACAAGATATTCACTCAGGGCGCGATCTGGAATATCAATTCCTTCGACCAAATGGGGGTCGAGTTGGGGAAACGGCTGGCCCGAACCATTCTGTCGGAATTGGCGGACGACGACAGGGTTTTTGCTCACGACGCTTCCACGAATGGCCTGATCAATTACTATAAAGAAATACGTTAG
- the prsT gene encoding XrtA/PEP-CTERM system TPR-repeat protein PrsT: protein MNQKLTGKSCNRILALSLGLVLTGCDLFHEATDAEHVAKAKEFLDKHDYRGSSIELKSALQKNPDNAEARRLLGEVYVTLVNGPAAEKELRRAMELGVAKEAILLPLAEALQLQGKSQQILDEIDAPASLDAKDKASLTAYRGNAWLAMNKPDKARAEYEQALAIDDRSALAHLGLASLALNDKEFDQAKQFISKALEADPGLAKAWSLKAQLEQATGDSEQAEASYGKAIELGPRNYADRANRALLRIALKKMDSAKEDVDVLMNEAPKYFLAHYADGVIKLMDKKYSEAQAAFEESLSLNDRYPLTLYALAVSHLYQNHLAQADATLARFLAAVPGSVKGNQMMALVKFREKDFPAAKRFLTPVAQSRPEDLFTLKLMANVEFALGNSDQGVEYLQKVAELNPDSPVTKAQLGLGLIGAGETEKGLEALETAVELNPDLIQADIYIALTHIRTKQFDKAQEVIDKLKAKMPDKALPLNLEAMMSLQKNDLTSARKSFGEALKLAPKDLMAQIGLAQLALREKDFNQAEEHFRKILKDYPNHVPAYVGLAEIQARKNNIPETERYLKQAIEANPKALAPRLALARLYTRFGQAAKAVTQLEEVRGDHGKNPEFLASLVEAQLEENSDVRALETAKTLVEIAPKSARSYYLLARAQVENKDTKGAHASLEKSLELDPKFFRSRAAMVRLLAQEKKLPEAEKHLVSLKKELPESPEVMELEGWFAMQQRKPKNAAAAFASALEKAPSSRAVVSLAQAQWAAGDRDKAMTTLAEWTNRYPKDGYVRYMKAGLLGSIGRTEDARKELQMILETQPDNVFALNDLAWMLRKENPTLALEYAEKAVSRAPKSAAFLDTLAMILLETNQPDRALNLMQQAYTYARKNPEIRYHLALAYAKSGRTEDARKVLTELLGDEADFKGRAEAEQFLKSLKISAK, encoded by the coding sequence ATGAACCAAAAACTCACCGGCAAGTCGTGTAACCGAATTCTTGCGTTGTCACTAGGGCTGGTTTTGACTGGCTGCGATCTTTTTCATGAAGCGACCGATGCGGAGCACGTCGCCAAAGCCAAGGAGTTTTTGGACAAACATGATTATCGTGGTAGCTCGATCGAATTAAAAAGTGCATTACAAAAGAATCCAGACAACGCGGAAGCCCGTCGGCTTTTGGGTGAAGTCTATGTCACCCTCGTTAACGGTCCTGCTGCCGAAAAAGAACTTAGGCGAGCCATGGAACTGGGGGTAGCCAAAGAGGCTATTTTGTTACCCCTCGCCGAGGCTTTGCAGTTGCAAGGCAAAAGCCAGCAAATTCTAGATGAAATCGATGCTCCAGCCTCGCTCGACGCAAAAGATAAAGCCAGTTTAACGGCTTACCGCGGCAACGCCTGGTTGGCTATGAATAAGCCGGATAAGGCTCGAGCTGAGTATGAGCAGGCGTTGGCAATCGACGATCGATCTGCGTTAGCACATCTTGGTTTGGCCAGCCTCGCGCTTAATGATAAGGAGTTCGATCAGGCTAAACAATTTATTTCAAAGGCTTTGGAGGCTGACCCTGGTTTGGCGAAAGCTTGGAGCTTAAAGGCTCAGCTGGAACAGGCAACGGGCGACTCCGAGCAGGCGGAGGCCAGCTATGGTAAGGCTATCGAATTAGGGCCAAGGAATTATGCTGACCGAGCAAATCGTGCTTTGCTGCGAATTGCTCTCAAGAAGATGGATAGCGCGAAAGAAGATGTGGACGTACTCATGAATGAGGCGCCGAAGTATTTTCTAGCGCATTACGCTGATGGAGTCATCAAGCTGATGGATAAGAAATACTCGGAGGCACAAGCCGCATTTGAAGAAAGTCTGAGTCTGAATGACAGATACCCACTCACGCTATACGCCCTAGCAGTTAGCCATCTGTACCAAAATCATCTTGCACAGGCCGATGCCACGTTGGCGCGTTTTTTGGCCGCGGTGCCTGGGTCCGTGAAAGGCAACCAAATGATGGCTCTGGTGAAGTTCCGCGAGAAGGACTTTCCTGCTGCCAAGCGGTTCCTAACGCCGGTAGCGCAATCTCGGCCGGAAGACCTTTTTACCTTGAAGCTGATGGCGAACGTCGAATTCGCATTGGGTAACAGCGATCAAGGTGTCGAATATCTACAGAAGGTCGCCGAACTCAATCCTGATTCGCCCGTTACTAAGGCGCAGCTTGGTCTCGGTCTGATTGGAGCGGGGGAAACCGAAAAGGGTTTGGAAGCTTTGGAGACCGCTGTTGAACTCAATCCGGACCTCATTCAAGCAGATATCTATATCGCGTTGACACACATACGAACCAAACAGTTCGACAAGGCACAGGAGGTTATCGATAAGCTCAAAGCGAAGATGCCGGACAAAGCGTTGCCGCTGAACCTCGAAGCCATGATGTCCCTGCAAAAGAATGATTTGACGAGTGCGCGGAAGTCTTTTGGGGAAGCGCTGAAATTAGCTCCCAAAGACCTCATGGCACAAATTGGCCTAGCTCAGTTGGCGTTGCGGGAAAAAGATTTCAATCAGGCAGAGGAGCACTTTCGAAAGATTCTGAAGGATTATCCGAACCATGTCCCTGCTTACGTCGGTTTGGCGGAAATCCAGGCGCGCAAAAACAACATTCCGGAGACCGAGCGCTATTTGAAGCAAGCCATCGAAGCGAATCCTAAAGCGTTGGCGCCAAGACTGGCTCTCGCTCGCTTATATACCCGTTTCGGCCAAGCCGCAAAGGCGGTCACTCAATTGGAGGAGGTTCGCGGCGATCACGGAAAAAATCCGGAATTTCTAGCCTCGCTGGTCGAGGCTCAGCTTGAGGAAAACAGCGATGTGCGGGCGCTGGAAACGGCCAAAACACTAGTGGAAATCGCACCTAAGTCGGCGCGGTCGTATTATCTCCTAGCGCGTGCTCAAGTCGAAAACAAGGACACGAAGGGTGCGCATGCGTCTCTGGAGAAGTCGCTCGAACTCGATCCGAAATTTTTTCGGTCGCGAGCGGCAATGGTGAGATTGCTAGCACAGGAGAAAAAGCTGCCGGAAGCGGAAAAACACCTCGTCAGTTTAAAGAAGGAACTACCCGAAAGTCCTGAGGTGATGGAGCTGGAAGGATGGTTTGCCATGCAACAGCGCAAGCCTAAGAACGCGGCAGCGGCCTTCGCATCCGCTCTGGAAAAAGCGCCAAGCAGTCGTGCGGTCGTCAGCCTCGCCCAGGCGCAGTGGGCTGCCGGGGATAGGGATAAGGCCATGACGACACTAGCGGAATGGACGAATCGTTATCCGAAGGATGGTTACGTACGTTACATGAAGGCCGGGTTGTTGGGCTCCATCGGGCGTACGGAGGATGCGCGAAAAGAATTGCAGATGATCCTGGAAACGCAGCCGGACAATGTGTTCGCTCTCAACGACTTGGCCTGGATGCTTCGGAAAGAGAATCCGACTCTGGCGCTTGAGTATGCGGAAAAGGCAGTAAGCCGGGCGCCCAAATCCGCCGCGTTTTTGGACACGCTGGCCATGATTCTTTTAGAAACAAATCAGCCGGATCGAGCCTTGAATCTGATGCAGCAGGCTTATACATATGCCCGGAAGAACCCCGAAATTCGTTACCACCTGGCCTTGGCATATGCTAAGAGTGGCCGGACGGAAGACGCGCGTAAGGTATTGACGGAGCTGTTGGGCGACGAGGCTGATTTCAAGGGGCGAGCGGAGGCGGAACAGTTTCTAAAGAGCCTGAAGATATCTGCCAAATAA